From the genome of Papaver somniferum cultivar HN1 chromosome 2, ASM357369v1, whole genome shotgun sequence, one region includes:
- the LOC113349691 gene encoding methylmalonate-semialdehyde dehydrogenase [acylating], mitochondrial-like: protein MLKLSLRRGRSLIKPMKSQIPSALGGISHFSTTTQSSPLRVRNLIGGEFVDSQASSTIDVINPATQEVVSQVPLTTNEEFKAAVSAAKQAFPSWRNTPITSRQRIMFKLQELIRRDMDKLAMNITTEQGKTLKDAHGDVFRGLEVVEHACGMASLQMGEFVSNVSNGIDTYSIREPLGVCAGICPFNFPAMIPLWMFPMAVTCGNTFILKPSEKDPGASMILAELAMEAGLPSGVLNIVHGSNDTVNNICDHGDIKAISFVGSNTAGMHIYARAAAKGKRVQSNMGAKNHAIVMPDASIDATLNALVAAGFGAAGQRCMALSTVVFVGDSKPWLEGLVERANSLKVNAGSEPDADLGPVISRQAKDRICRLIQTGVASGATLVLDGRNVVVPGYENGNFVGPTILSNVNSNMECYEEEIFGPVLLCMQADSLEEAIDIVNKNKYGNGASIFTTSGVAARKFQNDIEAGQVGINVPIPVPLPFFSFTGAKASFAGDLNFYGKAGMQFYTQIKTVTQQWKDLPSQGVSLAMPTSQKS, encoded by the exons ATGTTGAAGTTATCGCTTCGACGAG GTAGAAGTTTGATCAAACCAATGAAATCTCAGATTCCTTCTGCTCTTGGAGGAATTTCCCATTTCTCAACTACTACTCAATCTTCTCCt CTGAGAGTTCGTAATCTGATTGGTGGTGAATTTGTGGACTCCCAAGCAAGTTCCACGATTGATGTTATTAATCCA GCTACTCAGGAGGTTGTTTCACAAGTTCCATTGACAACAAATGAGGAGTTTAAAGCTGCCGTTAGTGCTGCAAAACAAGCATTCCCGTCATGGAGAAACACCCCTATTACTTCACGCCAAAGGATAATGTTTAAACTGCAAGAGCTTATTCGTAGAGATATG GATAAACTTGCTATGAATATAACCACAGAGCAGGGGAAAACTCTGAAGGATGCCCATGGTGATGTGTTCCGTGGGTTAG AGGTGGTTGAGCATGCCTGTGGAATGGCAAGTCTGCAAATGGGGGAGTTTGTTTCCAATGTGTCAAACGGAATCGATACTTACAGTATCAGAGAACCTCTAGGGGTTTGTGCTGGAATATGCCCTTTCAATTTTCCTGCGATGATCCCCTTATGG ATGTTCCCAATGGCAGTTACATGCGGAAATACTTTCATTTTAAAGCCATCAGAAAAAGATCCAG GAGCTTCTATGATACTCGCTGAACTGGCTATGGAAGCTGGTTTGCCTAGTGGTGTGTTAAACATTGTTCATGGCTCCAAC GACACTGTAAATAATATTTGTGATCATGGCGACATCAAGGCTATATCCTTTGTTGGTTCAAATACA GCTGGCATGCATATATATGCAAGAGCAGCAGCTAAGGGGAAACGTGTTCAG TCAAACATGGGAGCCAAAAATCATGCTATTGTCATGCCTGATGCAAGCATAGATGCTACATTGAATGCCCTTGTTGCTGCTGGATTTGGAGCTGCCGGGCAGAGATGCATGGCGCTCAGCACGGTTGTTTTTGTTGGAGACTCAAAACCATG GCTAGAAGGGCTGGTGGAGCGTGCCAATTCTCTTAAAGTAAATGCTGGATCTGAGCCTGATGCAGACCTTGGTCCAGTGATTAGCAGACAG GCGAAGGACAGAATATGCAGATTAATACAAACTGGCGTTGCAAGTGGTGCCACACTTGTACTTGATGGGAGAAATGTTGTG gTTCCGGGTTATGAGAATGGCAACTTTGTCGGTCCTACCATTTTATCAAATGTAAATAGCAACATGGAGTGCTATGAG GAGGAAATCTTTGGTCCTGTTCTGCTTTGCATGCAG GCTGACAGCCTAGAAGAGGCTATTGACATTGTCAACAAAAACAA ATATGGTAATGGAGCATCAATATTTACCACATCTGGTGTTGCTGCAAGGAAATTCCAGAACGATATTGAAGCAGGCCAG GTGGGTATTAACGTGCCAATACCAGTTCCTTTGCCATTTTTCTCATTCACTGGAGCGAAGGCATCTTTTGCTGGTGATCTCAATTTCTATG GCAAAGCCGGTATGCAATTTTACACACAGATCAAAACTGTGACTCAACAATGGAAGGATTTACCAAGTCAAGGAGTATCTCTGGCTATGCCAACATCTCAAAAATCTTAA